One Cricetulus griseus strain 17A/GY chromosome 5, alternate assembly CriGri-PICRH-1.0, whole genome shotgun sequence genomic window carries:
- the Eif2d gene encoding eukaryotic translation initiation factor 2D isoform X4 — MFAKAFRVKSNTAIKGSDRRKLRADVTAAFPTLGTDQASELIPGKEELNVVKLYAHKGDAVTVYMSGGNPILFELEKNLYPTVYTLWSYPDLLPAFTTWPLVLDKLVGGADLMLPGVVVPPTGLPEVQQGDLCAIALVGNRAPVAIGVAAMSTAQMLASGLKGKGFSVLHTYQDHLWKSGDKSSPPAIAPLAVNPTDSNEEKVDLSLQGNLSCLTLEGEEENRKVHHPEASEDTSSGAQSQDCVDGKPLQEQMDELLHQCFLHALKSRVKKADLPLLTSTLLGSHMFSCCPKGQQLDIKKSSYKKLSKFLQHMQQEQIVQIKELSKGVESIVAVDWRHPRITSFVIPEPSLTSQTVQEGSREQPYHPPDIKSLYCVPANMTQLFQESGHKKGNALEGSEVRRIIIDYAKKNNLVDADNRNLVKLDPILCDCILEKNEQHVVMKLPWDCLLTRCLQNMQPAYQVTFPGQEPILKKGKLCPIDITLAQKACNKKVTVVRNLETYGLDPCSVAAALQLRCQASTIVSPAPGAKDSLQVQIQGNQIHHLGQLLLENWVWG, encoded by the exons ATGTTCGCTAAGGCCTTTCGGGTCAAGTCCAACACGGCCATCAAGGGGTCGGACAG GAGAAAACTTCGGGCCGATGTGACCGCTGCTTTCCCCACCCTTGGAACAGATCAGGCCTCTGAGTTGATACCTGGGAAGGAAGAGCTAAACGTGGTGAAGTTGTATGCTCACAAAGGGGACGCAGTGACTGTGTACATGAGTGGAGGGAACCCCATCCTGTTTGAACTGGAGAAAAATTTGTATCCAACAG TGTACACACTGTGGTCATATCCTGATCTTCTGCCAGCCTTTACAACATGGCCTCTGGTACTTGATAAGCTGGTCGGGGGAGCAG ATTTGATGCTGCCAGGGGTAGTGGTGCCCCCTACTGGTCTGCCTGAGGTACAGCAAGGCGACCTCTGTGCCATTGCCTTGGTGGGGAACAG AGCTCCTGTAGCAATCGGAGTGGCTGCCATGTCCACAGCTCAGATGCTGGCATCAGGCCTGAAGGGGAAGggcttctctgtgctccacacttATCAGGACCACTTGTG GAAATCTGGAGACAAGTCCTCTCCACCTGCCATTGCCCCATTGGCAGTGAATCCCACAGATAGCAATGAAGAGAAGGTGGACCTTAGTCTGCAAGGAAACCTGAGCTGCCTTAccctggagggagaggaggagaacaggaaggTTCATCACCCAGAAGCATCTGAAGACACCAGCTCCGGGGCCCAGAGCCAGGACTGTGTGGATGGCAAGCCCCTTCAAG aaCAAATGGATGAGCTGTTACACCAGTGCTTCCTGCATGCCTTGAAGAGTCGAGTCAAAAAAGCTGACCTCCCTTTGCTCACTAGTACTCTCCTTGGCAGTCACATGTTCTCCTGCTG CCCCAAAGGACAGCAACTGGACATAAAGAAGTCAAGCTATAAAAAG CTCTCAAAGTTCCTGCAGCATATGCAGCAGGAGCAGATTGTTCAGATCAAGGAGCTGAGCAAAGGAGTGGAAAGCATTGTGGCTGTGGACTGGAGGCACCCGAG GATCACATCTTTTGTCATCCCCGAGCCTTCCCTGACTTCCCAGACTGTCCAGGAGGGTAGCAGGGAACAGCCCTATCACCCTCCAGATATAAAATCCCTCTACTGTGTCCCAGCCAACATGACCCAGCTCTTCCAGGAGTCTGGCCACAA GAAGGGGAACGCGCTTGAGGGCAGTGAAGTACGCAGGATCATCATTGACTATGCCAAGAAGAACAACCTGGTGGATGCAGACAACAGAAA tctGGTGAAATTGGATCCTATCTTATGTGACTGCATCTTAGAGAAAAATGAACAGCACGTGGTCATGAAGCTGCCATGGGACTGCCTCCTGACCAG GTGTTTGCAAAATATGCAGCCTGCCTACCAAGTGACGTTTCCTGGACAGGAACCCAttctgaagaaaggaaaactctGTCCAATTGACATCACCCTTGCACAGAAGGCTTGTAATAAAAAG GTGACTGTGGTCCGGAACTTGGAGACCTATGGTCTTGACCCATGCTCAGTGGCTGCCGCTCTCCAGCTGCGATGTCAGGCCAGCACCATCGTCTCTCCTGCCCCTGGGGCCAAAGACAGTCTACAGGTGCAGATCCAAGGAAACCAGATCCACCACCTTGGCCAGCTATTGCTTG